Genomic DNA from Anthonomus grandis grandis chromosome 2, icAntGran1.3, whole genome shotgun sequence:
tcacaaacgggtaagttttggtatagaAAATGCTTGATAAAAGGTATGCAGTATAAAGCagtccaaaaatgcaataaaatatagggtgttccatttaaattaaaaaagttgtgtatcatatcacatttataaatcaccctgcatatccaaaaatatttttatgttatgcaccttagacagtaaaataactttgtataatttttttttgtatcactgtataaggagctaccgtccgttatcgcactaataggacaccctgtatatttcctCTTTTTCAAGCTTCGTCCACTGAAGACCAAATAcagtatttgtattattttcccTGAAATATATTTCTGCTCTATTGTTGGTCCATTCGCACAATTTGGCCACAATATTTGGGCTCATAAAACTTCAAAGCAATTCACTGAGTCTTTACATTCTTGTCAGTCAATTGCAGGATGAAAATCGTGGACAGAAGAAAAATCGCTTGCTCAGGTAGTTGATCGGCAAAGGGATCACCTAAAACTTGCCAGTCGCCCATAAATATATTCTCAATTTCTTCATCTTCGAGTCACTTATCCAATAACCACTCAATAGGTAGAAATgtcttttaacttaaaaaataaaaaaaagttatataaagtAATCCGTCTATGAGAAACCGTCGGTAAACTGTAAATTGCTCGTTACCATAATTCGGTTCATGTGAAAATAAAGGCAAAGTGTAAGAATGAATGCGATTTCTTGGGCACTCCAACAGGTGaccagttaataatatttttatccgCACAAGCTTAAACAAACTTAAGAAGAAACTTGCGATGGAAAATGCGATGACTCGGCAACGTGGGGCGCACCGAATAATTTCAAGGATCGTGCGATTTTCACGCGCGCATGTTCCGTGACGTCCCATTGTTTCTCTATCGGACCAGGAATTCCATTGACGTTCTGCCGCTCGCcgattagaaataaattattatttatttatttatgcgaTATTTGATTTTCGTACGCGGCCGGTTTATATGGTAATTTCTCTTTGTTTGCCAGCCGCTTTTTCATTGAAATCTTATTTTCGGATTCAAGACAATCGCCCTGAACGAatatataatatgaaatataCTTGAGAGTGACAGGTGTCAAGCTcgtaaactttttttgttttttttttttagcttatattAACTACGTTTACACGAGGGTCTCAATTCGTTTTACGATTGAGTCtctttaagaataatttatgtAAGACAGTTACAAAATAACTGGCGGCAAAGccttaatagtatttttttattctaaacaCCTTTACAATTATTGTAAGAcgtgaatttattttacttattatattttatctggtttttgtcactcatcaaaaataattgaagatgGCAACGATAATCGAGGGGAATGTTAAGAGTGGACATGTAAAATTAAGGGCTGTCTGTGAGAATCTTtaagttttatgtcttaagaCGTTCTTCGGAGATGACAAAATAAACAGGAATAGCACTTATGTAGGTAAAAAGGTTACTTCTGTAAGATGtaagtttttttcctttaaaaaaatattaaactagaaTAAACACTTCGTCCCATTTCTATCACGCCGCAATAACTATTAAGATTAAGAAAGAATTTATGGACAAGCCATACAAGAGTAATTGGATACTTGAGGTTCGATCTCATAAACATCCAGTCTAAGAGCCCTGAGATCCAAACTTTgcttaaaagatctttttaaaacGTATTCGACTTTTGAAGTGAAAGTAGCGTGCgtgaatattatttgttttaagtgcTTGTGCcttattttggatatttttataCTGGTGAGTTTTCTCACGGAGCATAtccaattttcattatttttttatttcctatttttattgttgttgctatttacatttcaacattttattttaaatatatgtgtttcacaagataataataatatttgacataAAACATTTCATATCTCTTTAATCTACATACAATATTTACagataattcatttaataaaagcagAGTGCTAGAGCTGCATATCATCTTTTTCCTTTTACGTAAAATGGCCATATAACGTAGATTTATTTACCAATAAGTTGCTTATTGTGGAGTGATTGAGCCACAGAGCAATCTTTCTGTATTGTGGAGTGTTTGAGCCACTTACAGATTTGTATGTTGCAAACTACGTTTTCCTGTACTATTTATAGTATGAAACTATACCTTTCCAAATATCCTATTTTACTATCTGTTTAAGCAGTTAATAGCACATTTATATTGCGCTAGTGGGTGACAGACACAATGCGTCATAATAttccaaatataataaatagctattaaataataatttaactgtttacaaatgtttaaatcttttaataatcaaaatatctaaatactaaataaaataattaaatataataaatactaaatataataattaggaAATTGGTTGCTCAACACatgtattttttccaggtacgGTACCAGGTATTATCTTACACTTGACTACATGTATCAACATATTTATCAACATAATCAACAAGTAATTTAAGTATcgtggtttttaaatatataatgtaagtaattatcactaagattaatatttgatttatttgattaatattgttttataataaaaattggtaaacgccccatatattaaaattaaaatatttatttaccgccaccggatttgaatttaacatttttggcctGACACTTCGAAGAAAGTTGTTATGTGTGGGAATGTTGGCCTTTACAAAATCTCAAACGCATAGGCGATGACAGATATTTACCAGGATTCTTGTAAGGGATATTTctaatatgatcctttttagaatTCAGTTCGACGGTAATTTTACTCGAAAACAGTCGCGCAGGCGTGCCCACTTGTTCTCTCATAACTTTTCTCTAGTGTCGTGGTTAGTGTCTTTATTGAAGTTTTGATACCTGTCAAATTACAAAGGTGAGAGATTTCACTGAGCAATGTTTTACCTTATGTTTTTCccattattttaatcattatcagtgtaaagaaagtaatatttaaatgcgcATCCTTCCGTACTAAGTGTAGTGACCTGATACCTTGGTACGTAAAACAACGCTTGCTAGTGTAAGTAGGTGCGGAGTGCATCCCAGAGTGTTGTGGCACCTGGGATTATTTTGTCGACTGTTTAATTGACCATTACATCAGTGTGTTGTTTTGTGCAGTGTTTGCTAGCACTATCCCATCAACTCGATTTCTAATGATGGACAGGTTTTCTTCTGCCTTGATTGGAGAACAACTCTTTACAAAGGTCTACTGATGTCTATAATTTGAAGGATGTTAGTTTTATTGATAGTTTTATGGTATTGTGTACAGGTGCTATAAATCCGAAATTGCCTTGTGTAAAcgtattttacttatttaacaATCACAATAACTAGGGTAAAATATTTGCTCACAGATACCTTTTACTTTTTAGGTATGTAGTATCGAATCATCTCATATCAATGATCTCGAATCCTGACGTAAGCAATACATCTATCATTCTGTCTTCTTACACGTTCAAAATATACACCACAAGTTACTGTAAGTACATTTATCGTTAGCTACTGTTTACAAGTTTATTGTTGTAATATATCCTGACAAGATGTTGTACATTTACTAAAATCAAATAGAAATAACTGGAAGTAATATAATACGCTCTTTCAAGAACTTGGGCCTTGACACAATACAATTTTGTACCTAGAGGATGTTAGTAAAGTATGTGGACCAATATTAACCATCGAATATCCAAGTATAAGGTGGAAAATCCATAGTAAATGAGTTAGGGGCACTTAAAGggtgaatttaaaaaacggttttgaaattgtaggcttaaaaacaCGAGATAAAGTgtcgaaaaaaaatcctgtgCCCTAAATTTTGACCCTAAATTAAATGGTGACTGAAgaattatttggaaaattggAAAAGCTTAAAGCTCTTTTGAGcctattttttattcacaaCGTGggtttattcttttaaaactacatactttttcaaaaggtactcttgttgtaCGTCGCCCAGAGCAATGGTTTTGAAGAACTTTGATGgtaaagtttgctctgatgagCTGTTAATTGGTTAATGAACATAAACTTATGGCGGTTTACAAGTAATCAAGTACctacttattaaataattaattaaaaaatcaaaacttcaTGGATCACAAACTTCTTCATCATcggatatttgcaaaaattcatcAACGCCTAAGAGACACAGCTTCATTTGAATCCAAAAACCAAACCGTTGACGTAATTTGACGGTACGTAAACCTGATGTTGACGAGCGCATTTTAGCATTATGTAGAGAAAGATCCGGGGATAACTGACACGGAGAATTGCAGCGCGGGAAAAAGTGAGTCGCCATTAAGTGTGGATGACTCTTCATATTTAACACCTGCATCCGTATCACATCCAAATGCTACAAGCTCTTGCTCCGGCAGACTATCCCGTTCGAGTAAATGGTCAAAGctaccttaattttctaatacgTGATCTAGTAGCACTTTTGAACGAAGTCCCCATAGCACAGAGGCAGATCATGTATTTTATGCGTGATGGTGCACCAGATTATTTTCAGCTAGCGATGAGGAATCATTTTAatcaagtttttgagaggcgttAGATAAGGCGGTTAGATAAGGCGATCTTAATCCACCTCTGGGCCCACTTGAAAGCTTTGGCTTACTCAGTGCCGACTAATACTGAAAAGCAATCAAATTCCTACATCGTCAAGGATATCTCACAGGGTACGAAGATCGTAGAGAACAACAGCAGATGcctgcattgaaatgaatggtggtcactttaAACTTTACTATGAATCAATTCagttttctttactttaatAAGAAATGTTGTTAATTAGTTCATTTCATCTTTTtcgataaattatttaatttatttattaactacttGGTTTCTTTTGAAAGGCCATAAGCTTATGTTGATTAActagttagcaacccatcagcgTAAACtctttgccttcaattttctcgaaactcatcgctctgggcgatgtgcaacaagagtccCTTTTTTTCCGAAACAACCCCTTGAAAGAACTACACTTTCGATttcccaaataatttttcagtgtCACCAACTGATTtagggtcaaaatttatggcaaaggtatttttttcgaaatcttatctcgttttttaagcctacagtttcaaaaaaatcgttttttaaattcaacCTTTCAGTGACCCTAACTCGACCCTtcatatgcattttccgccctatacttatagaaactttttaaaaagaatttttgtatACCATTTTAATGACGCTTTGTGTGAACATCGATTCCCAACAGCTTTGTTTTCAAGCTAGAGTATATCAGTTCAAAACCTAAAATGCAATAatgaaatatcaaatttaattagtaGTACAGTCAATGtagcatttaaaaatgaaaagaatGGTACCTGGTCTTATACTTTGGAAGCCGAAAGTGGCATATTAGAAAAGCTTAATTTGACAGATGTGAATCCCCCTCCCCATTCGTTTTTAAGAAGcgccaaaaaatttttatatttcattttctgGTCAAACCATGAGTctcacagaaaaaaattttaaacaaaaaatattagaagaagAGAATATAATTTTGCTTTTGTGTAACAAAGCTGTGAAACCTGCGGGAACAAAGATAGATGGCGCCAAACTTTTCAAAACGTAGTCTCttgcagttttttttcttttccgggggaaatataaaaaacatgCAAAACACCTACTAAATTAAGATAGAACTGATTTTTCTATGATacattgtttttaagatatatttcaTTCATTTCCTATTTAACTAGTATGAAATCGATAACCGCCAATAGTGCACTACACATCACCTTCGCGGATTGTGATATTTTGAATCGTAATAACATCCCTACCTCTTTTGCGCTTTTTCGTGAGCATTCAAAAACCTCATTGTGcggaaattctaaaaaaaattgtattacatTTTCAACTAAAACCGAAAGgttctacaaaaaatattatataaataaataaataatggctttatttgcacttttcaatagtgtacataggcgaagtATAGCTaaaggctaatctacttaacctatttaagaaatgtaagcaaaattattttagatctcgcaacagaaagaaaaaaaataacatttataatggtaacactaatagtaatataaaaataaacaaatatacatccattggtccataaaaatcaaaaattataaaataagaaatacttaCTGACAATTCAGCTATtctgttttgtaaaaaaatgcagctttagttttttcttgaaacccgctactaacatttcttttataggattcggAACAAGGTTATTGTTAAGGTTTACGTTAATTAAAACACCTGAATTGTTTTTTGATAGACAGCAAAAACGTCACGTTGTTGTCAACGACGAACTAACGCCGTCAAATAAGCCCTCCACTTTCTTTACACATTAAGtgcatttctaaaataaagaagtggttcacgatggacttgtttgtttaattcaactataaaaaaaatacagtccacaaacAACCCTTGCTGTTCCCAGCAGCAGAGACACTACACAATTTGGTGATCCAGCAGCGGAGCagcaacaaaacattttttggtcgCATCGAGCGGATTTCAAGATTTTCCGGCGATACAATTACAATTTGGGAGGTCAGTAGCCACAACAGGTGAAGACAAATACCAAGGCCGCCTCTACAACGTCAACAAACAATTTGCAAGACAAAGGGACAATTTACCCATAAGTatcctttttaaacaaaatcagGGATTGGAGGTAAGCCTTTATTCATCACTTGGTCAATCACGGGAAAAGAAGTGCTCCTGTAATATCGGATTGCAGTTCAAGCTGAGTGGCTTCGCCCGCATTAATGTATTgaacatatatatacaatagtcagtaattagtgttaaaagaggcgttaatacttttaattaatcgCATTTCAATTCATATATTACGTAATCAAGTGTCGTCATAGTCATCGTCGTTGTTCATACCCACTACTGCATTCCAAAATTCACATGTATTCATAATGAAgtgttattttagaatttaatgtaCATAGTTTCAATCAGCTACATtcatatttacattatatttatcttATCGCATATAGGCTAAATCTTAGCATATACAATTAGAATTTGTAAAGAAGTTCTAATAGTGCAATTCTGTCATATTAGCAAATTTGTGTCAGAGTACAAAATACATATCTTTGTAATTCATTTGGATCCTCAAGGGCTGCTCATTTTTCACACCTCTTATATTTCTTTGGGAAATTGAGCACatatttaaactaaaacaaaccTTGTCGAGTTTTTCATAATGGCACCAAGAAAAGGAGCAAAGGGTGGAAACGAGTTAGATGAAGATGAAACACTACCCCGAATTCAAAATCTAGTAAGAAAGAGGGGAAtgattaattcaaaattatcacgtttattaaactattttaattcttcAAAGGAAAGTGCTAATCCATCAACAATTCTTGAAATTGAATTGAgattaaaagaaatagaaacaaaattgcTCACAGAGTTTTCAGAGATTCATTTTGCACTCGAAGGTTTAGATCCTGATAATTTCACTGAACAGGacctaaatgattttgaaactttatattttaaaacaattgctgatattaaacaatttctttcaaTTAAAACAACTTCAAGTGATCAGCAAGTTATACACGATGAATCCATTCATTCTTCACCACCCTATATTACATCCTTACAACGTCAGGTCTCTATTAAAAGGCAAAACACAAAATTGCCTGTCATTGAATTGCCTAAGTTTTTTGGCCAATATGATAAGTGGCTAGAATTCAGGGATTTATACACTTCTCTAGTTCACAAAAATAATTGCCTTGAGCCAAtcgagaaatttcaatatttaaaggcTACACTAGAGGGTGCGGCAGCACAATCAATTCAGGCTATTAACATCACAAATGAAAACTATGATTTAGCATGGGACATTCTTTGTCAAAGATTTGAAAACAAAAGATTAATAGTGCATAATCACATTAAATccttattcaatatttatgatATAAGACCGGATTCTGCCAATTCATTTCGCAATGTACTAGacattatttcgaaaaatatgcgctctctTAACAATTTAGGTGTTATAACGAACTCTTGGGATCCATTAATCATATATTTAGTAACCAGTAAGCTAGATGTTGAGTCAATCCGGGAATGGGAACAATCAGGCTTCGCTGAAGAACTGCCCTCTTTGGCAGAATTATATGAATTCCTGTCATCTCGTGCAGATTTCTTAGATAAGGTAGCAATGCACAAGGGTAAACCACGCAAAACCTTCATTGTCAATCAACCGTCAACTCATCAGAGTTCTAACTtatgttgtttttattgtaaacaacAGCATGCAATCTATCATTGTCCTAAATTTACTGCTCTTTCAGTAGATCAGAGATGGTCTGcaattaaatcacaaaaattatgtgttAATTGTTTGCGCAGTGGCCACAAACTAGATAAATGTCGGTATGGTCATTGTAGACATTGTAAACAACGGCATAATTCATTACTTCACAAACAGCAACCTTTAATTCCAGTTGAAGATGGCCACCTTGTTTCAAGTAAAGAAACTACTCAAGGTCAAGTTGCCTTATATAATTCAACTAAGAATCAAATCTTACTAGCCACAGCAGTGGTGCAAGTTTTCGATATTCATGGTAAAGGGCATTCATGCAGAGCCCTCCTAGACAATGCTTCAATGTCTAATTTTGTATCCCAAGATTTTGTGAATAAATTAGGCATAacacaatacaaaattaattccTCAATCCTAGGAATTGGGCATTCAGTGtctaatattaacaaatcaTGTCGAGTCAAATTCAAGTCTTGTTATAACAACTTCAATGTTTCATTAGATTGTTTAGTCATTCCAGAAATCACAGGTGATTTACCTAACACATATTTCAATCCAGAATGTCTAGATATTCCAACTAACTATCATTTAGCTGATCCAGCATTCTTTGAGCCCAATCACGTTGACTTACTTATTGGAGCTCAAGTATTTTGGGATATTATTTCTGCGGAACGCATTACTTTAGGCCCCAATAAGCCTATTCTGCAGAATAGCAAATTGGGTTGGTTGGTGTCAGGTCCCATAGGCATTCCTAACTCatcaaagaataccctttgtcATTTCTCAAAAACCTTAGATATTCAAAATCAGTTGCAAAAGTTTTGGGAAATTGAAGAGGTTTCAACCTCATCGCCAATCCTTTCAGAAGAAGAACTCTTAGCAGAGAAACATTTCATCGAAAATGTTGAGAGAGATTCAGATGGCAGATTCATTGTAGGGATTCCGCTAAAGAAGTCTTTAGAAGTCTTGGGTGATACAAAGGTTCAAGCAACACAACAATTTTTATCCTTAGagagaaaattacataaaaatccgAAGTTGAAGCAAATGTATCAGGAATTTATGTCCGAGTATCAAAGTTTAAATCATATGTCACGATTTATACCTTCTAATGatcaaatttgttatttttctccCCATCACGGTGTGCTACGTGAGAAAAGTCAAACTACCAAGCTCAGAGTCGTCTTCAATAGTTCGTTTCCAAGCACTACTGGTTTATCttacaattcaattcaaatggTTGGGCCAGTAGTTCAGGACGATTTAGTTTCTATAATCTTAAGATTTCGACAGCATCAAATCGTTTTTTCAGCAGATGTTTGCAAGATGTATAGGCAAATACAGGTAAAGCAAGAGTTTCGCcctttacaattaattttatggcGAAGTGATCCAAAGGATGATCTAAAGGTTTTCGCTTTAAACACTGTTACATATGGTACGGCTAGTGCCCCTTTCTTAGCCACACGGTGTCTTAAGCAGTTAGCATTAGATCACATCTCATCATACCCTCAGGCATCAAAAATCATAAGTAAGAATTTCTACGTTGATGATTTGCTCGCAGGAGCAGACTCAGTGGAAGATGCAACTCGGTTATGCCTCGAAATTTCCTCAATTTTAAAGTCAGCATGTTTTGACTTACGAAAATGGAAGTCCAACAGCAAAGATCTTTTATCAAACCTTGCACATGGAAGTTGTACTCCTGATCATTTCTTCGGGTCTTcagaaacaaacaaaacctTGGGCATGTTTTGGTCTTGTGAAATAGATAACCTTTCATTTCATATCGATATCCCCTCAAAAGTTGGGCAATTCTCAAAACGACTTATTTTGTCCGAAGTGGCAAAGATTTTTGATCCCCTTGGTCTCTTAAGTCCAGTTGTTATTAAAGCGAAAATACTTCTACAGATTTTATGGACACTAAAACTTTCATGGGACGAACCAGTTCCAGGTGACATAGCCAAGAAGTGGTTACATTTCAGATCGCaactgtttaatttaaataaattacaaatttcaagatgtatttcagtaaaaaatccAGTCACTGTTCAACTCCATGGATTTTCGGATGCATCAAATAGTGCATATGGAGCATGTATCTATGTTCGAACTGTGGACGAATATAATAAAGTTCATGTCGAACTTCTTACATCCAAAACTAGGGTAGCGCCACTCAAATCTTTAAGCATTCCAAGATTGGAATTATGTGGCACTTTACTTTTGGCACAGCTGTATATCAAGGTCAAATCTTCTTTAACTTTACAATTCAGTGAAGTCTATTTTTGGTGTGAGTCGACTGTAGCCCTTGCGTGGTTAAGATGTTCACCCAACACTCTACAGGTTTTTGTGGGAAATCGCGTTTCCACTATACAACAAATTACTCCAATTGACTCATGGAGATATGTCTCTACGGATCAGAAACCTGCAGACATTCTAACAAGAGGAATGCTACCCAACGATATTATTAATTCAGATATGTGGTTTCAGGGTCCATTGTGGCTTCGTGAGCCATCTATCAATTGGCCCTTAGATATTCACATGCACAAACCAATAGCTGTTACAGAATTGCCAGATTTTCGCAAAACAACCCAAACATTTGTGGAAATCGAAAATCAAAATGTATTTCCTTTCCacgaattttcaactttcactCGTATTACTCGAATTATGGCATTCTGTCTTAGGTTCATTTTTAATTGCcgaattaaaaaattcgataggcATTTTAGCCATTTGACAATATCTGAACTTCGCAATGCTAAAGACATGTTAGTCAAGCTATCACAGCGTGAGTCATTTTTTGATGACTATCAACAACTGTTAAAATTTGGGGTAGTGTCAAATAAAAGTAGGCTACTCAGTCTCACTCCTTTTATTAAAGAAGGAATTATCCGAGTTGGTGGAAGACTAAAGAACTCATCGTACtcatttcataagaaacatCCAGCAGTGTTATGTCCCAAGCATCACCTAACCAAGTTGATTCTTCAGCATGAACACAAAGTGCTTATACATTGCGGCTCTCAATTATTGCTTGCACACATCAGAGATAATTACTGGCCTATATCTGGTAAGAATTTAGCAAAGCGAATTATCAAAGAGTGCCTCATTTGTTTTCGTTTCAATCCCACTTCACCTAACCCTATCATGGGTAATCTTCCAAGTTCCCGAGTCAGTCCTCGAATTCCGTTCTCTGATGTTGGCATTGACTATGCTGGACCTTTTCAAATAAAGGATCGAAAGGGACGTGGTTGCAAGATCAGCAAATGTTATTTAGCACTCTTCATTTGTTTAACAACAAAAGCGATCCATTTGGAGCTGGTTACTGAGTTAAGCACGTGGGCCTTTCTTGAAGCTTTTCAGAGATTTATTGCAAGACGTGGTAAACCATTGAATGTTTATTCTGACAATGGTACTAATTTTGTAGATGCATGCAATTATTTGAAGGAACTAGGTACCTTCCTAAAAAGCAATTCACCCACACTTAAGGAAAATCTAGAATCATCTTTTGAAGTTTCATGGCATTTTATTGCAGCATATTCTCCTCATCATGGTGGTTTGTGGGAAGCCGGTGTTAAAGCGGCAAAACAtcacttaaaaaggattttatttaacacaataTTGACTTTCGAAGGTCTTTACACAGTAATTACCCAGATAGAAGCTATTCTAAATTCACGACCTTTAACGCCACTCTCGACAGATCCAAATGATTTGCAAGTGCTCACCccagcacattttttaattgggcgatCACTTCAATCTGTTATTCACCCTGATTTACAGAATACTGCTATCAATAGATTAtctaattttgagcaattagAACTTCTAAGACAACAATTCTGGTCGCGCTGGACCAAAGAGTATATTTGTAATTTGCAAACTAGACTTAAATGGAAGAAGAACCAACCGAACATTCAATTAGGGACTATGGTTCTTATCAAAGACAATCACTTGCCACCGTTTAAGTGGAAATTAGGTCGCGTTAATACCCTCTATGCAGGGAATGATGGTGTTGTGCGCATTGTATCCGTGAAAACTATATCGGGTAACATTAGATGCACTGTTACCAAACTGTGTCCGCTTCCAATTAGTGACAATTGACATTTAGCAAAGTTGACATTGTTTAGAATAGTTCTAATTTAGTAagtctattattaataattattaagttcattttcatttttactttatttatttcaactaacctgcgtatttcattttttacttaggTTAAgtcatgttttttatgtttagtgatTTGTATTTCTCTAGTTTTCATTGAAAGTATTTTCATTCTTTCAAGGTGAGGGGCATGTTAAGGTTTACGTTAATTAAAACACCTGAATTGTTTTTTGATAGACAGCAAAAACGTCACGTTGTTGTCAACGACGAACTAACGCCGTCAAATAAGCCCTCCACTTTCTTTACACATTAAGtgcatttctaaaataaagaaatggttcacgatggacttgtttgtttaattcaactataaaaaaaatacagtccacaaacAACCCTTGCTGTTCCCAGCAGCAGAGACACTACACAATTTGGTGATCCAGCAGCGGAGCAGCAACAAAACAGTTATTGTAAATCgccacagcattatacagaaatctacgacgaaagaaggctgtttgatatctaggaattgataacttatttataaatcttagatttgcttcatgtaaatttttctgaaaagtaagttttttgcggAGGAGTAGACGACGTagcagtctatgcacaaaaaccTCCAATGGCAAAGAGAATAGATTTTCCACGCGCAGCCAACCAAGTTCACATAGCCTTGCAGAGACTCTGTCATACTATCTCAATCCAGaaataaatctgcagcattgattttgcagct
This window encodes:
- the LOC126750589 gene encoding uncharacterized protein LOC126750589, whose protein sequence is MAPRKGAKGGNELDEDETLPRIQNLVRKRGMINSKLSRLLNYFNSSKESANPSTILEIELRLKEIETKLLTEFSEIHFALEGLDPDNFTEQDLNDFETLYFKTIADIKQFLSIKTTSSDQQVIHDESIHSSPPYITSLQRQVSIKRQNTKLPVIELPKFFGQYDKWLEFRDLYTSLVHKNNCLEPIEKFQYLKATLEGAAAQSIQAINITNENYDLAWDILCQRFENKRLIVHNHIKSLFNIYDIRPDSANSFRNVLDIISKNMRSLNNLGVITNSWDPLIIYLVTSKLDVESIREWEQSGFAEELPSLAELYEFLSSRADFLDKVAMHKGKPRKTFIVNQPSTHQSSNLCCFYCKQQHAIYHCPKFTALSVDQRWSAIKSQKLCVNCLRSGHKLDKCRYGHCRHCKQRHNSLLHKQQPLIPVEDGHLVSSKETTQGQVALYNSTKNQILLATAVVQVFDIHGKGHSCRALLDNASMSNFVSQDFVNKLGITQYKINSSILGIGHSVSNINKSCRVKFKSCYNNFNVSLDCLVIPEITGDLPNTYFNPECLDIPTNYHLADPAFFEPNHVDLLIGAQVFWDIISAERITLGPNKPILQNSKLGWLVSGPIGIPNSSKNTLCHFSKTLDIQNQLQKFWEIEEVSTSSPILSEEELLAEKHFIENVERDSDGRFIVGIPLKKSLEVLGDTKVQATQQFLSLERKLHKNPKLKQMYQEFMSEYQSLNHMSRFIPSNDQICYFSPHHGVLREKSQTTKLRVVFNSSFPSTTGLSYNSIQMVGPVVQDDLVSIILRFRQHQIVFSADVCKMYRQIQVKQEFRPLQLILWRSDPKDDLKILWTLKLSWDEPVPGDIAKKWLHFRSQLFNLNKLQISRCISVKNPVTVQLHGFSDASNSAYGACIYVRTVDEYNKVHVELLTSKTRVAPLKSLSIPRLELCGTLLLAQLYIKVKSSLTLQFSEVYFWCESTVALAWLRCSPNTLQVFVGNRVSTIQQITPIDSWRYVSTDQKPADILTRGMLPNDIINSDMWFQGPLWLREPSINWPLDIHMHKPIAVTELPDFRKTTQTFVEIENQNVFPFHEFSTFTRITRIMAFCLRFIFNCRIKKFDRHFSHLTISELRNAKDMLVKLSQRESFFDDYQQLLKFGVVSNKSRLLSLTPFIKEGIIRVGGRLKNSSYSFHKKHPAVLCPKHHLTKLILQHEHKVLIHCGSQLLLAHIRDNYWPISGKNLAKRIIKECLICFRFNPTSPNPIMGNLPSSRVSPRIPFSDVGIDYAGPFQIKDRKGRGCKISKCYLALFICLTTKAIHLELVTELSTWAFLEAFQRFIARRGKPLNVYSDNGTNFVDACNYLKELGTFLKSNSPTLKENLESSFEVSWHFIAAYSPHHGGLWEAGVKAAKHHLKRILFNTILTFEGLYTVITQIEAILNSRPLTPLSTDPNDLQVLTPAHFLIGRSLQSVIHPDLQNTAINRLSNFEQLELLRQQFWSRWTKEYICNLQTRLKWKKNQPNIQLGTMVLIKDNHLPPFKWKLGRVNTLYAGNDGVVRIVSVKTISGNIRCTVTKLCPLPISDN